The genomic segment AGATTAAGCTGTTGAAGGAGTAGTAGAATGTAATGTAACCATATatagaaataaacaaacaagaacagagAGATGCAAAAGGGAATTCATTTGCCATTTAGATTGTTGTTGGGTTATAAATAATAAAGTGGAATATATGTTGGTGTTacaaaagtttttcttttttacatatgttggcttgtttttcttttgggctCATTTTGTTCTAAGAACAATCTAACCTTTTGCATCGTCATGGATAATTGGCAAGACTATGTCTGGAGGCTGAACCCTCCAGACTTTAGGATCCTGAAACTGATGTCCTAACTTAGCCAATCTATCAGCGACTCGATTCCCTTCTCTGTAAACATGGCTCAACACGCAGTTGCTGAGCTCAGGCATAACTACATTGATGTAATTCACATGCTTTTTCGTCTCTTCACATCTCAGTCTCCCTCTCTTGGAGATGATATCCATTATGATCTTGGCATCTCCTTCGAGCCATAGATCCGTCCACCCGTTCTCTAGAACAAGCTCGAGGCCTCTTTTGAGGGCTGCGAACTCTGCCATGGTGCTTGTGGCTTCCCCTATGGNNNNNNNNNNNNNNNNNNNNNNNNNNNNNNNNNNNNNNNNNNNNNNNNNNNNNNNNNNNNNNNNNNNNNNNNNNNNNNNNNNNNNNNNNNNNNNNNNNNNNNNNNNNNNNNNNNNNNNNNNNNNNNNNNNNNNNNNNNNNNNNNNNNNNNNNNNNNNNNNNNNNNNNNNNNNNNNNNNNNNNNNNNNNNNNNNGCATAACCACATTGATGTAATTCACATGCTTTTTCGTCTCTTCACATCTCAGTCTCCCTCTCTTGGAGATGATATCCATTATGATCTTGGCATCTCCTTCGAGCCATAGATCCGTCCACCCGTTCTCTAGAACAAGCTCGAGGCCTCTTTTGAGGGCTGCGAACTCTGCCATGGTGCTTGTGGCTTCCCCTATGGATTCAGAGTATCCAAGAAGGAACTCAGCTTTGTGGTTTCTGAATATCCCTCCAATGCTGGCTtgtccttctcttcctcttgatCCGTCAAAGTTAAGCTTTATCCATCCATTTTCAGGTTTCTTCCACACAACTTTAACAGGCTGCTTATGGTAGTTTCGGATTAACAGCATAGTAGCCTGGGTTTGAAGCAACCCTTGAAATCTAGCCATCTTTGTGAAAGCTAACATTGAGTTAAACCTTTTCTTATAACctgagttttattttcttacggATGGTGGACTCGGATTGTCTTTTAGTCACGTATCATCATCTCGACTAAGAATAGACAACTTTAAATGGAAGGGTTTGTGAGGGAAATGATCCTTGTAAGGAAAGCAAAGAATGATCCTTAAATGAATTGAAAGGGTTCGAACATTTGcagagtttttttaataaagcaTTGTTAAATGTAGAATGGTTTTTTGAAGTCGGGGAAGTTTTAATGAAGACAATTGAAAAAAACCTGAAACAGCCTATCTATGAATACTTTTGTCTAATCCCTAAAATACTGAGTGTCTCTCCTCAACCTCAGGagaatctctctttctctctctctagagaAAAGAAACTTGCAAGCAAAGAAGGAATGAGAATAGAGTGACCCACATTTTCCGGAAACTTATAAGTTCTTCTACGTGAAGTTATTATCTATTTTGGTTCTGTTTACGAAACAAAGTAACATAACAACATATCAAACCACTAAAGAAATGATTCTAATATTACTAAAGAAAAATGGAGAACACTTGAAACAGAGCAtcttcaagaaacagagcaaatctcATATAATAATGCGACTACATGAAAATTTGAATCTGCAAAGATCTTTCTTGTTGGTGTCATGTGAATTCTGTCTAATATTCTGGCTTGTTGATCCATTGGTTCTTCTTACCTCGTCGACCAATCTTCCACAAGTTCTAACCAAACCGGGAATCCCAGAGTTCGGTTTACAACTCAACATTCTAAATTAAAAGGACCCTGAATTGAATCGAACCGTTGGTATATTAGTTAGTTCATCATTATCGGTTCCGGTTATTACATTTTTGGACCCGGTCCGAGGTTAATTTTAAGTTCATAAAACTGAACCGTcgtcctctctctttctctcacagtTTAATCCGCCGTCGTCGCTGGTTCAAACGACGGTCGGTGGTCGTATTGATCGTCGCTGTTTAGATCTTTGACAATTCCCTACAATTTCCCGGACCTCTTGGGCTCTCAATTTCAATGAATTGATGTAGCTTATCTCACACAGCTGCTCTGAAAACACGGGAACAAGCAAAAGGCGTCGAATTGGCGGCTCACCACATTATATCATCTTTAATGGCGTCTAAGGGGATCATAAAGTTACATGGAAGAGATGCACATCGTGTTTTTTCGTGCTTCCTTGCGTTGTTCTTTGTCGCCGTGATATCTAATCCTGGCTTTAATTTCGGAATGCTGAGGTTTACATGGCGAGATTCGAACTCTCTGGGATGTTGTTTCCAAGCAAAGGGTTGTGATAAAGTATGATACTTTCGTCATTATATTACATTTTGGGGTTATATACTTATTCATGTGCTGAAGAGAACATATTCTCTTGGCTTCTGGTTTTTGCAAATTGCAGGTTTATcgatgaagaagagaatcttATTCAGCAAGTAAGATGATCTTCCGCAACCTGCATCTCATAGGTATAACTTCAAATACAGCAGGAGGGAGGGACTATGGCATATGATCATTAAGTAGTTTATTTCTCATTAATGGAAGATTAGTTTTAGTTCCAATTTGGTTAAAGTTTCAGACTTGTTATTTAGTTCATATTGGTTacttgagacttgagagttgagaggAAACAAATGAGAAACAAACATTTTCACATCGTTGACCTTATTCGCTCCACCAACTCGTACattttatattgaaattttgtaaaatctatCATCATGCAGGACCCAACTACCTCACAAAGGTTGTCCACTTGTGTCTGCTActgaattttatatttgttttttgatcaGCAACTTGTGTTCTTTCGGCTGTcagattttgaaatattttaaagaacaCACGGATTTTTTTAAGGATCTTAAGGTCAAATTAGATCGATCTTTACCATATCTAGACTCCTTACACACTGGTGTTTTTCTGCAAG from the Camelina sativa cultivar DH55 chromosome 12, Cs, whole genome shotgun sequence genome contains:
- the LOC109128157 gene encoding uncharacterized protein LOC109128157, translated to MAEFAALKRGLELVLENGWTDLWLEGDAKIIMDIISKRGRLRCEETKKHVNYINVVMPELSNCVLSHVYREGNRVADRLAKLGHQFQDPKVWRVQPPDIVLPIIHDDAKG